One genomic region from Candidatus Aenigmatarchaeota archaeon encodes:
- a CDS encoding DEAD/DEAH box helicase family protein, giving the protein MIQLKNYQKKAIKGLKEKVQRVLDSLEQGIVVFQAPTGSGKTLMVSETLKQLVKENPEKLSFIWVSVRMLHEQSKEKLEKYYEDDRLIQCSYFEDLEDRKIRENEILFINWHSINKKDINIYIRENEKDNNLNTIIQNTKEEGRQIILIIDESHHTAKSERSRELIEVIGPKVTIEVSATPHLKENVSEIEKVYLADVKAEEMIKSEIAINPEFMNLKVDKESPDEIVIGQALKKREELAKLYKKENVNVNPLVLIQLPDQKGNLINKKDDVVRILKDKFNITEENGKLAVWLSEEKTDNLANIDKNDNEVEVLVFKQAIALGWDCPRAQILVIFRESKSFTFTIQTIGRIMRMPELKYYSNDELNKGFIFTNLANIEITEDYAKDYLTIYESKRDNSIYKPIELVSVYLKRQRERTRLSGKFVDIFLEVAEKNNLAKKIVVQPEKITMPIITDGKIIDVDKKGEVEHKGQIEIKLDDLELQKIFDKFITDNCSPYAPVDSSDRMKTAIYKFFNQKLKLEKYDPRVQRIVVAKENRQLFSNIIAEAKDKYKTEVVDKLSEKREKEITEKWEVPLIDSYKSNVKKEIHPKSIMKPFFIAKKSEPEEIFMALLDSSDKVEWWYKNREGEKKYFAIPYIENGKEWAFYVDFIVKFRDGRIGLFDTKSGITAKDAKEKAEALQKYIKEQNEKRKKLVGGIIAQKRKGDETLYLNDKDIYEYNQNLDGWKILEF; this is encoded by the coding sequence ATGATCCAATTAAAGAATTATCAAAAAAAAGCGATTAAAGGACTTAAAGAAAAAGTCCAAAGAGTTCTTGATAGCTTGGAACAAGGTATTGTTGTTTTTCAAGCACCAACCGGTTCAGGAAAAACCTTAATGGTTTCTGAAACATTAAAGCAATTAGTAAAAGAAAATCCAGAAAAATTATCTTTTATTTGGGTTAGCGTCAGAATGCTTCACGAACAAAGCAAAGAAAAATTGGAAAAATATTATGAAGATGACAGATTAATTCAATGTTCATATTTTGAAGATTTAGAAGACAGAAAAATTCGAGAAAATGAGATCTTATTTATTAATTGGCACAGCATAAACAAAAAAGACATAAACATTTATATTAGAGAAAACGAAAAAGACAACAACTTAAACACAATTATTCAAAACACAAAAGAAGAAGGAAGACAAATTATCTTAATAATTGACGAAAGCCATCACACAGCAAAATCAGAGCGTTCAAGAGAATTAATTGAAGTTATTGGTCCGAAAGTAACGATTGAAGTTTCAGCTACTCCTCATTTAAAAGAAAATGTTTCTGAAATTGAAAAGGTTTATTTGGCAGATGTTAAAGCAGAAGAGATGATTAAATCAGAAATTGCTATAAACCCTGAATTCATGAATTTGAAAGTAGACAAAGAAAGTCCTGACGAAATCGTTATAGGCCAAGCATTAAAGAAAAGAGAAGAATTAGCAAAACTTTACAAAAAAGAAAATGTTAATGTCAATCCGTTGGTTTTAATTCAATTGCCAGACCAAAAAGGCAACTTAATAAACAAAAAAGATGATGTTGTAAGAATCTTAAAAGATAAATTTAATATTACAGAAGAAAACGGAAAACTAGCAGTATGGCTTTCAGAAGAGAAAACAGACAATTTAGCAAACATTGACAAGAATGACAATGAAGTAGAAGTTTTAGTTTTCAAGCAAGCAATTGCTTTAGGTTGGGATTGTCCAAGAGCTCAAATTTTAGTTATTTTCAGAGAATCAAAAAGCTTTACTTTTACAATTCAAACAATTGGAAGAATAATGAGAATGCCAGAATTAAAATATTATTCTAACGATGAATTAAACAAAGGTTTTATTTTCACCAATTTAGCAAACATTGAGATAACAGAAGATTACGCAAAAGATTATTTAACAATTTATGAATCAAAAAGAGATAATTCTATCTACAAACCAATAGAATTGGTTTCTGTTTATCTAAAAAGGCAAAGAGAAAGAACCAGATTAAGCGGAAAATTTGTTGATATATTCTTAGAAGTTGCGGAAAAAAACAATCTTGCTAAAAAAATAGTGGTTCAACCAGAAAAAATAACTATGCCGATCATTACAGATGGAAAAATTATTGATGTTGATAAAAAAGGGGAAGTAGAACATAAAGGCCAAATAGAGATTAAACTTGATGACCTTGAATTACAAAAGATTTTTGACAAATTCATAACAGATAATTGTTCACCTTATGCGCCCGTAGATTCAAGCGACAGGATGAAAACAGCAATTTACAAATTCTTTAATCAAAAGCTCAAACTAGAAAAATATGATCCTAGAGTTCAAAGAATTGTTGTAGCGAAAGAAAATAGACAATTATTTTCAAATATAATTGCAGAAGCGAAAGACAAATATAAAACAGAAGTTGTTGATAAATTAAGTGAAAAGAGAGAAAAAGAAATAACTGAAAAATGGGAAGTGCCTTTAATTGACTCTTATAAAAGCAATGTCAAAAAGGAAATTCATCCAAAATCAATAATGAAACCTTTCTTTATAGCTAAAAAAAGCGAACCCGAAGAAATTTTCATGGCCTTGCTTGATTCTTCTGACAAAGTTGAATGGTGGTATAAAAACCGAGAAGGAGAAAAGAAATATTTTGCAATTCCTTACATTGAAAATGGCAAAGAATGGGCTTTTTATGTTGATTTCATCGTGAAATTTAGAGATGGAAGAATTGGTTTGTTTGATACAAAAAGCGGAATAACGGCAAAAGACGCGAAGGAAAAAGCTGAAGCTCTGCAAAAATACATAAAAGAACAAAATGAAAAACGTAAAAAACTAGTCGGCGGAATTATTGCCCAGAAAAGAAAAGGAGACGAAACTCTTTACTTGAACGATAAAGATATTTATGAATATAATCAAAATTTAGATGGTTGGAAGATATTAGAATTCTAA